A single region of the Lotus japonicus ecotype B-129 chromosome 4, LjGifu_v1.2 genome encodes:
- the LOC130711786 gene encoding protein ANTHESIS POMOTING FACTOR 1 isoform X2 yields the protein MGATQAEREEKVSLELSEEILQSMEVGMAFKDYNGKISSMDFHRASNYLVTASDDESIRLYDVTGGTCLKTINSKKYGVDLVCFTSHPTTVIYSSKNGWDESLRLLSLHDNKYLRYFKGHLDRVVSLSLCSRKDCFISGSLDRTVLLWDQRAEKCQGLLHVQGRPAISYDDQGLVFAVAFGGCIRMFDPRMYEKGPFETFFVEGDISDANVVKFSNDGRLVLFTTVDGRIHVLDSFRGTLLSTYNVTPVSCNSTLEASFSPEGMFVISGSGDGRICAWNARSGKEPTVVGHGGSEL from the exons ATGGGTG CGACGCAAGcggagagagaagagaaggtcTCTTTGGAGCTGAGTGAAGAAATTCTTCAGAGTATGGAAGTAGGAATGGCCTTCAAAGACTAC AATGGTAAAATTAGTTCGATGGATTTTCACAGGGCATCCAATTATCTAGTGACTGCTAGTGATGATGAATCAATTCGTTTGTATGATGTTACTGGTGGAAC ATGCTTGAAGACAATTAACAGTAAGAAGTACGGGGTTGACCTGGTTTGCTTCACATCTCATCCTACAACAGTCATTTactcttctaaaaatggctggGATG AATCTTTGCGGCTTCTATCATTgcatgataacaagtatttaagatATTTCAAAGGTCATCTTGACAG GGTTGTCTCGCTTAGCTTATGTTCCCGGAAAGACTGCTTTATATCTGGATCTCTAGATCGAACTGTTTTACTATGGGATCAGAGGGCTGAGAAGTGTCAG GGACTTTTACATGTACAAGGAAGGCCCGCTATATCATATGATGATCAAGGGTTGGTCTTTGCAGTTGCCTTTGGAGGATGCATAAGAATGTTTGATCCTCGCATGTATGAAAAG GGTCCCTTTGAGACATTTTTTGTTGAGGGAGATATTTCGGATGCAAATGTTGTGAAGTTCAGTAATGACGGAAGACTCGTGCTTTTTACTACTGTGGATGGGCGCATTCATGTACTTGACTCATTTCGTGGCACACTT TTATCCACATATAATGTCACACCTGTCTCCTGCAACTCCACACTAGAAGCTTCTTTCAGCCCCGAGGGAATGTTTGTAATATCAG GCTCAGGGGATGGCAGAATCTGTGCATGGAATGCTCGAAGTGGCAAAGAA CCAACAGTGGTTGGACATGGTGGAAGTGAGCTGTGA
- the LOC130714096 gene encoding probable 1-deoxy-D-xylulose-5-phosphate synthase 2, chloroplastic — MAFSSIFVKPNHSLLPFHIHKAPTPNCGGRTQFCVRASVNNAGDGGRTIIRKENDEWKIDYACEKPATPLLDTVNDPIHIKNLSTQDLEKLAAELRADLVHTLSNIGGHLSSSLGVVELTVALHYVFSTPDDKILWDVGHQAYAHKILTGRRSLMHTIKMTSGLAGFPKRDESIHDAFGVGHSSTSISAGLGMAVARDLLEKKNNVISVIGDGAMTAGLAYEAINNAGFLDTNLIVVLNDNKQVSLPTATLDGPATPVGALSRTLSKIQASIEFRKIRDTAKNITKQIGGQKHQVAAKVDEYARGMISASGSTLFEELGLYYIGPVDGHNIEDLVLIFEKVKAMPTLGPVLIHVVTEKGKGYPPAEAAADKMHNVAKFDPKTGRQFKPKSSTLSYNQYFAESLIKEAEIDKNIVAIHAAMGGGTGLNYFQKRFPERCFDVGIAEQHAVTFAAGLATEGFKPFCAISSSFLQRGYDQVVHDVDLQKLPVRFAVDRGGLVGGDGPTHCGAFDITFMASLPNMVVMAPSDEAELMHMVATAAAIDDRPSCFRFPRGNGIGASLPLNNKGTPLEIGKGRILIEGSRVALLGYGSMVQRCLQAAEMLKTIGVYVTVADARFCKPLDTDLIQLLAKEHEVLITLEEGSIGGFASHVSQFLSISGILDGPLKWRPMMLPDKYIEHGSAQFQNEEAGLSSKHVAATVLSLIGRAKEDLLLN; from the exons ATGGCCTTCTCTAGTATCTTTGTTAAGCCCAATCATTCACTTCTCCCATTCCACATACACAAAGCTCCAACTCCAAATTGTGGTGGCAGAACACAG TTCTGTGTGAGAGCTTCAGTAAATAATGCAGGCGATGGGGGAAGGACTATTATAAGAAAAGAGAACGATGAGTGGAAGATCGATTACGCTTGTGAGAAACCAGCAACACCATTGTTGGATACAGTTAACGACCCGATTCACATTAAGAACTTATCCACACAG GATCTTGAAAAACTTGCAGCAGAGCTAAGAGCAGATCTTGTACACACTCTGTCAAACATTGGTGGGCATCTTAGCTCAAGCTTGGGGGTGGTGGAATTAACAGTTGCTCTGCATTATGTTTTCAGCACCCCAGACGACAAGATCCTTTGGGATGTTGGGCATCAG GCATACGCCCACAAGATTCTTACAGGTAGAAGGTCACTAATGCACACCATTAAGATGACTTCAGGGCTAGCAGGTTTTCCTAAAAGGGATGAGAGCATTCATGATGCTTTTGGAGTAGGACATAGTTCTACAAGCATATCTGCTGGTCTTG GCATGGCAGTTGCACGTGATCTATTGGAAAAGAAGAACAATGTAATTTCAGTGATTGGAGATGGAGCAATGACTGCTGGGTTAGCGTATGAGGCCATCAACAATGCAGGATTCCTTGATACTAACTTGATAGTTGTACTTAATGACAACAAGCAAGTCTCTTTGCCAACTGCTACTCTCGACGGCCCTGCAACTCCAGTTGGAGCCCTTAGTAGGACTTTAAGCAAAATTCAAGCTAGCATAGAATTCCGCAAGATCAGAGATACTGCAAAA AACATAACCAAGCAAATAGGAGGACAAAAACACCAAGTTGCAGCAAAAGTTGATGAGTATGCAAGAGGTATGATTAGTGCTTCTGGTTCTACACTTTTTGAGGAGCTTGGATTATACTACATCGGCCCCGTGGATGGTCATAACATCGAAGATCTGGTCCTCATTTTTGAGAAAGTGAAAGCAATGCCTACACTAGGTCCTGTTTTGATTCATGTTGTGACAGAAAAAGGAAAGGGATACCCGCCAGCTGAAGCAGCAGCTGATAAAATGCATA atgttgccaagtttgatccAAAAACAGGACGCCAGTTTAAGCCAAAATCGTCTACACTTTCATATAACCAGTACTTTGCTGAATCTCTGATCAAGGAAGCTGAAATTGACAAAAACATAGTTGCTATTCACGCAGCAATGGGAGGAGGGACTGGCCTGAATTATTTCCAGAAAAGGTTTCCTGAGCGTTGTTTCGATGTTGGGATAGCTGAACAACATGCTGTTACCTTTGCAGCTGGATTAGCTACTGAAGGTTTCAAACCTTTTTGTGCTATTAGTTCGTCATTCCTGCAGCGCGGATATGATCAG GTAGTCCACGATGTTGATCTTCAAAAGCTACCTGTTCGATTTGCTGTGGATAGAGGTGGATTAGTTGGTGGGGATGGACCAACCCACTGTGGAGCATTTGATATCACTTTCATGGCTTCTTTGCCCAACATGGTGGTTATGGCTCCATCTGATGAAGCTGAACTGATGCATATGGTTGCAACCGCCGCAGCTATAGATGATAGACCAAGCTGCTTTAGATTCCCAAGGGGCAATGGAATTGGAGCCAGTCTTCCTCTCAATAACAAAGGAACTCCACTTGAG ATAGGAAAAGGAAGAATTCTGATAGAAGGTAGCCGAGTCGCTCTTTTGGGATACGGTTCCATGGTTCAACGATGTCTGCAAGCTGCAGAAATGCTTAAAACAATAGGTGTTTATGTGACAGTTGCTGATGCTAGGTTCTGCAAGCCATTAGATACTGATCTCATTCAACTACTAGCTAAAGAGCATGAAGTACTCATTACATTGGAAGAGGGTTCTATTGGAGGTTTTGCATCCCATGTTTCACAATTCTTAAGCATATCTGGTATCCTTGATGGACCTCTGAAG TGGAGACCAATGATGCTTCCTGATAAATATATTGAGCATGGATCTGCCCAATTTCAGAATGAAGAAGCAGGTCTTTCCTCAAAGCATGTTGCTGCTACAGTCTTGTCTCTTATAGGAAGGGCAAAAGAAGATCTTCTGCTCAATTAA
- the LOC130711786 gene encoding protein ANTHESIS POMOTING FACTOR 1 isoform X1 — protein MGATQAEREEKVSLELSEEILQSMEVGMAFKDYNGKISSMDFHRASNYLVTASDDESIRLYDVTGGTCLKTINSKKYGVDLVCFTSHPTTVIYSSKNGWDESLRLLSLHDNKYLRYFKGHLDRVVSLSLCSRKDCFISGSLDRTVLLWDQRAEKCQGLLHVQGRPAISYDDQGLVFAVAFGGCIRMFDPRMYEKGPFETFFVEGDISDANVVKFSNDGRLVLFTTVDGRIHVLDSFRGTLLSTYNVTPVSCNSTLEASFSPEGMFVISGSGDGRICAWNARSGKEVATWRSATSDTGPPVIKWAPGNLMFATGSSELSFWIPDLSKLGAYVGRK, from the exons ATGGGTG CGACGCAAGcggagagagaagagaaggtcTCTTTGGAGCTGAGTGAAGAAATTCTTCAGAGTATGGAAGTAGGAATGGCCTTCAAAGACTAC AATGGTAAAATTAGTTCGATGGATTTTCACAGGGCATCCAATTATCTAGTGACTGCTAGTGATGATGAATCAATTCGTTTGTATGATGTTACTGGTGGAAC ATGCTTGAAGACAATTAACAGTAAGAAGTACGGGGTTGACCTGGTTTGCTTCACATCTCATCCTACAACAGTCATTTactcttctaaaaatggctggGATG AATCTTTGCGGCTTCTATCATTgcatgataacaagtatttaagatATTTCAAAGGTCATCTTGACAG GGTTGTCTCGCTTAGCTTATGTTCCCGGAAAGACTGCTTTATATCTGGATCTCTAGATCGAACTGTTTTACTATGGGATCAGAGGGCTGAGAAGTGTCAG GGACTTTTACATGTACAAGGAAGGCCCGCTATATCATATGATGATCAAGGGTTGGTCTTTGCAGTTGCCTTTGGAGGATGCATAAGAATGTTTGATCCTCGCATGTATGAAAAG GGTCCCTTTGAGACATTTTTTGTTGAGGGAGATATTTCGGATGCAAATGTTGTGAAGTTCAGTAATGACGGAAGACTCGTGCTTTTTACTACTGTGGATGGGCGCATTCATGTACTTGACTCATTTCGTGGCACACTT TTATCCACATATAATGTCACACCTGTCTCCTGCAACTCCACACTAGAAGCTTCTTTCAGCCCCGAGGGAATGTTTGTAATATCAG GCTCAGGGGATGGCAGAATCTGTGCATGGAATGCTCGAAGTGGCAAAGAA GTTGCAACTTGGAGGAGTGCAACTTCTGATACTGGACCTCCTGTCATAAAGTGGGCTCCTGGGAATCTTATGTTTGCAACTGGATCTTCTGAGCTGTCATTTTGGATTCCAGATTTGTCTAAATTGGGAGCTTATGTTGGAAGGAAGTAG
- the LOC130711786 gene encoding protein ANTHESIS POMOTING FACTOR 1 isoform X3 has protein sequence MGATQAEREEKVSLELSEEILQSMEVGMAFKDYNGKISSMDFHRASNYLVTASDDESIRLYDVTGGTCLKTINSKKYGVDLVCFTSHPTTVIYSSKNGWDESLRLLSLHDNKYLRYFKGHLDRVVSLSLCSRKDCFISGSLDRTVLLWDQRAEKCQGLLHVQGRPAISYDDQGLVFAVAFGGCIRMFDPRMYEKGPFETFFVEGDISDANVVKFSNDGRLVLFTTVDGRIHVLDSFRGTLLSTYNVTPVSCNSTLEASFSPEGMFVISGSGDGRICAWNARSGKEYCHIFHSH, from the exons ATGGGTG CGACGCAAGcggagagagaagagaaggtcTCTTTGGAGCTGAGTGAAGAAATTCTTCAGAGTATGGAAGTAGGAATGGCCTTCAAAGACTAC AATGGTAAAATTAGTTCGATGGATTTTCACAGGGCATCCAATTATCTAGTGACTGCTAGTGATGATGAATCAATTCGTTTGTATGATGTTACTGGTGGAAC ATGCTTGAAGACAATTAACAGTAAGAAGTACGGGGTTGACCTGGTTTGCTTCACATCTCATCCTACAACAGTCATTTactcttctaaaaatggctggGATG AATCTTTGCGGCTTCTATCATTgcatgataacaagtatttaagatATTTCAAAGGTCATCTTGACAG GGTTGTCTCGCTTAGCTTATGTTCCCGGAAAGACTGCTTTATATCTGGATCTCTAGATCGAACTGTTTTACTATGGGATCAGAGGGCTGAGAAGTGTCAG GGACTTTTACATGTACAAGGAAGGCCCGCTATATCATATGATGATCAAGGGTTGGTCTTTGCAGTTGCCTTTGGAGGATGCATAAGAATGTTTGATCCTCGCATGTATGAAAAG GGTCCCTTTGAGACATTTTTTGTTGAGGGAGATATTTCGGATGCAAATGTTGTGAAGTTCAGTAATGACGGAAGACTCGTGCTTTTTACTACTGTGGATGGGCGCATTCATGTACTTGACTCATTTCGTGGCACACTT TTATCCACATATAATGTCACACCTGTCTCCTGCAACTCCACACTAGAAGCTTCTTTCAGCCCCGAGGGAATGTTTGTAATATCAG GCTCAGGGGATGGCAGAATCTGTGCATGGAATGCTCGAAGTGGCAAAGAA TATTGCCATATATTTCACTCTCATTAA